The following coding sequences lie in one Streptomyces sp. NBC_00510 genomic window:
- the mtnA gene encoding S-methyl-5-thioribose-1-phosphate isomerase codes for MGDQYVVTLANDSKGNPDEPLPALRWEEPPEGPVLVLLDQTRLPAEEVELVCTDVPALVEAIRGLAVRGAPLLGIAGAYGIALAAVRGYDVDEAAESLAHARPTAVNLAYGVRRALAAYRAALTGTAGGDPERAAAAALAEARSLHAEDREASAAMARHGLQLLAELLPGGGYQILTHCNTGALVSGGEGTAFAVALAAHRQGQLRRLWVDETRPLLQGARLTAYEAARSGMAYTLLTDNAAGSLFAAGNVHAVLIGADRIAADGSVANKVGSYPLAVLARYHNVPFIVVAPTTTVDQGTADGPSIEIEQRPGHEVTESAGNPVAPLGTQAYNPAFDITPAGLITAIVTENGVVSPVTPDALAALCPSRAPGHDQVMG; via the coding sequence ATGGGTGATCAGTACGTGGTAACTCTGGCCAATGATTCCAAGGGCAACCCTGACGAGCCCCTGCCGGCGCTGCGCTGGGAGGAGCCGCCGGAAGGCCCCGTCCTCGTCCTCCTCGACCAGACCCGGCTGCCCGCCGAGGAAGTGGAGCTGGTCTGCACCGACGTCCCCGCCCTGGTCGAGGCCATCCGCGGCCTCGCCGTGCGCGGCGCCCCGCTGCTCGGCATAGCCGGCGCATACGGCATCGCCCTCGCCGCCGTTCGTGGCTACGACGTGGACGAGGCCGCCGAATCCCTCGCCCACGCCCGGCCCACCGCCGTCAACCTGGCCTACGGCGTCCGGCGGGCCCTGGCCGCCTACCGGGCCGCCCTCACCGGCACCGCCGGGGGCGACCCCGAACGCGCCGCCGCGGCGGCCCTGGCCGAGGCCCGCAGCCTGCACGCCGAGGACAGGGAGGCCAGCGCAGCCATGGCCCGCCACGGCCTCCAGCTGCTCGCCGAGCTCCTCCCCGGCGGCGGTTATCAGATCCTCACCCACTGCAACACCGGTGCCCTCGTCTCCGGCGGCGAGGGCACCGCGTTCGCCGTCGCACTCGCCGCCCACCGCCAGGGCCAGCTGCGCCGCCTGTGGGTCGACGAGACCCGCCCCCTGCTCCAGGGCGCCCGCCTCACCGCCTACGAGGCCGCCCGCTCCGGCATGGCGTACACCCTGCTCACCGACAACGCCGCAGGCTCACTCTTCGCCGCCGGCAACGTCCACGCCGTCCTCATCGGCGCCGACCGCATCGCCGCGGACGGCTCCGTCGCCAACAAGGTCGGCAGCTACCCACTCGCCGTGCTCGCCCGGTATCACAACGTGCCCTTCATCGTCGTCGCCCCCACCACCACCGTCGACCAGGGCACCGCCGACGGTCCGTCCATCGAGATCGAGCAGCGCCCCGGGCACGAGGTGACCGAATCGGCCGGAAACCCGGTGGCACCCCTCGGCACCCAGGCGTACAACCCTGCGTTCGACATCACACCCGCAGGCCTGATAACGGCAATAGTCACCGAAAACGGCGTGGTTTCGCCGGTCACACCCGATGCCCTGGCAGCTTTGTGCCCGTCTCGTGCTCCAGGTCACGATCAGGTAATGGGATGA
- the mtrA gene encoding two-component system response regulator MtrA, giving the protein MKGRVLVVDDDTALAEMLGIVLRGEGFEPSFVADGDKALAAFRETKPDLVLLDLMLPGRDGIDVCRQIRAESGVPIVMLTAKSDTVDVVVGLESGADDYVIKPFKPKELVARVRARLRRAEEPTPEQLTIGDLVIDVAGHSVKRDGQPIALTPLEFDLLVALARKPWQVFTREVLLEQVWGYRHAADTRLVNVHVQRLRSKVERDPERPEIVVTVRGVGYKAGPG; this is encoded by the coding sequence ATGAAGGGACGCGTCCTGGTCGTCGACGACGACACCGCACTGGCAGAGATGCTTGGCATCGTGCTGCGCGGAGAAGGTTTTGAGCCGTCGTTCGTGGCCGACGGTGACAAGGCCCTCGCCGCATTCCGTGAGACCAAGCCTGATCTGGTCCTCCTCGACCTCATGCTCCCCGGACGGGACGGCATCGACGTATGCCGCCAGATCCGGGCCGAGTCCGGGGTCCCCATCGTCATGCTCACCGCGAAGAGCGACACGGTCGACGTCGTCGTAGGCCTGGAGTCCGGGGCCGACGACTACGTCATCAAGCCGTTCAAGCCCAAGGAGCTCGTCGCCCGCGTGCGGGCCCGGCTGCGCAGGGCCGAAGAGCCCACGCCGGAGCAGCTCACCATCGGTGACCTGGTCATCGACGTGGCCGGCCACTCGGTCAAGCGGGACGGACAGCCCATCGCGCTGACCCCCCTCGAGTTCGACCTGCTGGTCGCGCTCGCCCGCAAGCCCTGGCAGGTCTTCACCCGCGAAGTGCTGCTCGAGCAGGTCTGGGGCTACCGGCACGCCGCCGACACCCGCCTGGTCAACGTGCACGTCCAGCGGCTGCGCTCCAAGGTCGAGCGGGACCCCGAGCGCCCCGAGATCGTGGTGACCGTCCGCGGCGTCGGCTACAAGGCCGGGCCGGGCTGA
- a CDS encoding ComF family protein — protein sequence MRSWWRDISGLLLPAECAGCGTPRTVLCDECGAALHEPGARQVWPDAPPDGLPAVWAATVYADQPRAVLLAHKERGALGLARPLGEALAGAVYAAVRGGGGGGAPETRHPEGALTLTPALPPLLLVPVPSSRRAVAVRGHDATRRLALAAAADLRRDGLSVRVAAVLRQRRAVADQSGLGARDRPANLSGALTAVRGAGRLLGTAPVVLVDDLMTTGASLASAAQAVEDAGGRVLAAAVVGGPAPLRHPAGAPGGGEG from the coding sequence GTGCGGTCATGGTGGCGGGATATCTCGGGGCTGCTGCTGCCGGCCGAGTGTGCGGGGTGCGGGACGCCGCGGACCGTTCTGTGCGACGAGTGCGGCGCAGCGCTGCACGAGCCCGGGGCCCGGCAGGTCTGGCCGGACGCGCCGCCCGATGGGCTGCCCGCCGTGTGGGCGGCGACCGTCTACGCCGACCAGCCACGCGCGGTGCTGCTGGCGCACAAGGAGCGCGGCGCGCTGGGTCTGGCCCGCCCGCTGGGCGAGGCCCTGGCGGGCGCGGTCTACGCCGCGGTGCGGGGAGGGGGTGGGGGAGGGGCCCCCGAGACGCGGCACCCGGAAGGCGCCCTCACCCTCACCCCCGCCCTCCCACCGCTCCTCCTCGTCCCCGTCCCCTCGTCCCGCCGGGCCGTCGCGGTCCGCGGCCATGACGCGACCCGCCGCCTCGCCCTCGCAGCCGCCGCGGACCTGCGGCGCGACGGGCTGTCCGTCCGGGTGGCCGCGGTGCTGCGGCAGCGGCGCGCGGTGGCCGACCAGTCGGGCCTCGGCGCCCGCGACCGGCCCGCGAACCTCTCCGGCGCCCTGACGGCCGTGCGCGGTGCCGGCCGCCTCCTGGGGACCGCGCCCGTGGTGCTGGTGGACGACCTGATGACCACGGGCGCCTCGCTCGCCTCCGCGGCCCAGGCGGTCGAGGACGCCGGGGGCCGGGTCCTGGCCGCGGCCGTGGTCGGCGGCCCGGCGCCGCTGCGCCACCCGGCGGGCGCCCCGGGCGGCGGGGAAGGGTAA
- the mtrB gene encoding MtrAB system histidine kinase MtrB has protein sequence MESRHADPLTGLLPVLRSFVRWARRPLQPAARLWRRNIQLRVVATTLLMSLGVVLLLGVVVIGQVKNGLLDAKRQTAQSQAVGGFAVAKETARSAPDTGGAGTDSQHSPDTATWLNDLVDGLASSGQGVYSVVALSSDTYSAKADSPGTHAPRGSGGVWPEESVPADLRQALDERSDVFERYISMKSDSEPDGEPALIVGQRLSDPNGNPFQLYYLFPFDQEEKTLGLVKGTLATAGIFVVVLLGAIAWLVVRQVVTPVRMAARISERLAAGHLQERMKVTGEDDIARLGESFNKMAQTLQVKIQQLEDLSRMQRRFVSDVSHELRTPLTTVRMAADVIHEAREDFDPATSRSAELLQNQLDRFESMLSDLLEISRFDAGAAALEAEPVDLRDVVRRVVDGAEPLAERKGSRIVVHGDEQPVTVEADARRVERVLRNLVVNAVEHGEGQDVHVRMASAGGAVAVAVRDYGVGLKPGEATRVFNRFWRADPARARTTGGTGLGLSIALEDARLHGGWLQAWGEPGGGSQFRLTLPRTGADSLRGSPIALEPEDSRRNRDLASTLSHRGMPAGATALDAVASPASAHHGFPAPRFAAPAIPSMPLSPPRPPAADPAALPGNGARVVGHRAGSGTVTHPTTADQAREDDD, from the coding sequence ATGGAGAGCCGGCACGCGGACCCCCTGACGGGTCTGCTGCCGGTGCTCCGCTCGTTCGTGCGCTGGGCCCGGCGGCCCCTCCAGCCCGCCGCCCGGCTCTGGCGCCGCAACATCCAGCTGCGCGTGGTCGCCACCACCCTGCTGATGTCCCTCGGCGTCGTCCTGCTCCTCGGCGTCGTCGTCATCGGGCAGGTCAAGAACGGACTGCTCGACGCCAAGCGGCAGACCGCCCAGAGCCAGGCCGTCGGCGGCTTCGCCGTCGCCAAGGAGACGGCCCGCAGCGCCCCCGACACCGGGGGCGCCGGAACCGACAGCCAGCACAGCCCCGACACCGCGACCTGGCTCAACGACCTCGTCGACGGGCTCGCCAGCAGCGGCCAGGGCGTCTACTCCGTCGTCGCCCTCAGCTCGGACACCTACAGCGCCAAGGCGGACAGCCCCGGCACGCACGCACCCCGCGGCTCCGGCGGCGTCTGGCCCGAGGAGAGCGTGCCCGCGGACCTGCGTCAGGCCCTCGACGAGCGGTCCGACGTCTTCGAGCGCTACATCTCGATGAAGAGCGACAGCGAGCCCGACGGCGAGCCCGCCCTCATCGTCGGCCAGCGCCTCAGCGACCCCAACGGCAACCCCTTCCAGCTGTACTACCTCTTCCCCTTCGACCAGGAGGAGAAGACCCTCGGCCTGGTCAAGGGCACCCTGGCCACCGCCGGGATCTTCGTCGTCGTGCTGCTCGGCGCCATCGCCTGGCTCGTCGTCCGACAGGTCGTGACGCCCGTCCGCATGGCCGCCCGGATCTCCGAGCGGCTCGCCGCCGGACACCTCCAGGAACGCATGAAGGTCACCGGCGAGGACGACATCGCCCGCCTGGGAGAGTCCTTCAACAAGATGGCGCAGACCCTCCAGGTCAAGATCCAGCAGTTGGAAGACCTGTCCCGGATGCAGCGCCGCTTCGTCTCGGACGTCTCCCACGAGCTGCGCACCCCGCTGACCACCGTCCGGATGGCCGCCGACGTCATCCACGAGGCCCGTGAGGACTTCGACCCCGCCACCTCCCGCTCCGCCGAGCTGCTGCAGAACCAGCTCGACCGCTTCGAGTCGATGCTCTCCGACCTCCTGGAGATCAGCCGCTTCGACGCGGGCGCCGCCGCCCTGGAGGCCGAACCCGTCGACCTGCGCGACGTCGTGCGGCGCGTCGTGGACGGCGCCGAACCGCTCGCCGAGCGCAAGGGCAGCCGCATCGTCGTCCACGGGGACGAGCAGCCCGTCACCGTCGAGGCCGACGCCCGCCGCGTCGAACGCGTCCTGCGCAACCTCGTCGTCAACGCCGTCGAACACGGCGAGGGCCAGGACGTCCACGTCCGCATGGCCTCCGCCGGAGGCGCCGTCGCCGTCGCCGTGCGCGACTACGGCGTCGGCCTCAAGCCCGGCGAGGCCACCCGCGTCTTCAACCGTTTCTGGCGCGCCGACCCCGCCCGAGCCCGCACCACCGGCGGCACCGGCCTCGGCCTGTCCATCGCCCTGGAGGACGCCCGCCTGCACGGCGGCTGGCTCCAGGCCTGGGGCGAGCCCGGCGGTGGCTCCCAGTTCCGGCTGACCCTGCCCCGCACCGGCGCCGACAGCCTGCGCGGATCACCGATCGCCCTCGAACCCGAGGACTCCCGCCGCAACCGCGACCTCGCCTCCACGCTCTCCCACCGCGGCATGCCCGCCGGTGCCACCGCGCTGGACGCCGTCGCGTCCCCGGCCTCCGCACACCACGGCTTCCCGGCACCGCGCTTCGCCGCGCCCGCCATCCCCTCGATGCCGCTCAGCCCACCGCGGCCCCCGGCCGCCGACCCCGCGGCCCTGCCCGGCAACGGCGCACGGGTCGTCGGGCACCGCGCAGGCAGCGGGACGGTCACCCACCCCACGACAGCAGACCAGGCGCGGGAGGACGACGACTGA
- a CDS encoding DUF4129 domain-containing protein, translating into MPVSGEDVPVTIPRGPAREAAEDELSKGIYHRDDPSLFERALNWLWEKVSHLMDAASGVTPGGGVGLVAIIVVVVLLVVALRLRLGRLRAQPTTGTGLFTDAPRTAAEHRAAAEEHAHHGRWSEAVQERMRAIVRSLEERALLDPRPGRTADEAAAEAGRPLPDHAARLADAARTFDDVTYGDRPGTPDAYAALRELDTEVQGTKPRLADSGAAAGGSRP; encoded by the coding sequence ATGCCGGTGTCGGGGGAGGACGTACCGGTCACCATTCCCCGCGGCCCCGCCCGCGAGGCCGCCGAGGACGAGCTGTCCAAGGGCATCTACCACCGCGACGACCCGAGCCTGTTCGAACGCGCCCTGAACTGGCTCTGGGAGAAGGTCTCCCACTTGATGGACGCCGCCTCCGGGGTCACCCCCGGAGGCGGCGTCGGCCTGGTTGCGATCATCGTCGTGGTCGTGCTGCTGGTCGTCGCCCTGCGGCTGCGCCTCGGCAGGCTGCGCGCGCAACCCACCACCGGCACCGGGCTGTTCACGGACGCCCCCCGGACCGCCGCCGAGCACCGGGCCGCCGCCGAGGAACACGCGCACCACGGCCGGTGGAGCGAGGCCGTCCAGGAACGGATGCGCGCGATCGTGCGCTCCCTGGAGGAACGGGCCCTGCTCGACCCGCGCCCCGGCCGGACCGCGGACGAGGCCGCCGCCGAGGCGGGCCGCCCCCTCCCCGACCACGCCGCCCGCCTCGCGGACGCCGCCCGCACCTTCGACGACGTCACCTACGGGGACCGCCCGGGCACCCCTGACGCCTACGCGGCCCTGCGCGAACTCGACACCGAAGTGCAAGGCACCAAGCCCCGGTTGGCCGACAGCGGCGCGGCCGCCGGAGGTTCCCGCCCGTGA
- a CDS encoding LpqB family beta-propeller domain-containing protein, with the protein MRAKGGGLPRPAAAGVLLCGLVLLTGCASMPSSGEVHKVGGGEKHADTDAQVRVFGVKPQGGENPRDIVNGFLEATTSDEADYATAKLYMTKDQAKRWKPESGITILAGGPSQAQEPGAIADGKDGGSTQITLTGDRVATVDGRHAYRAEDGSFSTGIRLTKEKGEWRIAGVGDGLVLSEADFQRFYRSVDTFYFASPGPGPEEAAAGRNALVADPIYLRKRINALSTTVNALLAGPTDWLEPVVVSAFPTGIRATKVEIDDSQRVTVTLNRSPGGDGARCERMAAQLIETVQGMSSTPVPSVELQGPHGRTLCSLRRDDAGAYAPDKLVGESREQYFIDADHHLVSLSGADTQPTAVAGPLGTGPFKMGSAAVRRDEQYAAALSEDGASLYVTALSADAQLGPVVLRSQATDPKNRLTTPSWDGYGDLWIADRNPKQPQLLMLRDGAGTPVPVAVPELGDGRIESLRVAADGVRIALLVRDGDHTTLRLGRIERTGTAEDPRITVAELRSVAPQLEDVKAASWAGVSRVVVVGREAGGVPQIQYVDADGSGASTPSLPGISGVTSVAASERQDKPLLAELDGGVFRLQPDSNWKEVAPKASSPVYPG; encoded by the coding sequence ATGCGTGCGAAGGGGGGCGGCCTTCCGAGGCCGGCCGCTGCGGGCGTGCTCCTGTGCGGACTGGTGCTGCTCACGGGCTGCGCCTCCATGCCCAGCAGCGGCGAGGTGCACAAGGTCGGCGGCGGCGAGAAGCACGCCGACACCGACGCCCAGGTCCGGGTCTTCGGCGTCAAACCGCAAGGCGGCGAGAACCCCCGCGACATCGTCAACGGCTTCCTCGAGGCCACCACGAGCGACGAGGCCGACTACGCCACCGCCAAGCTCTACATGACCAAGGACCAGGCCAAGCGCTGGAAACCCGAGTCCGGGATCACCATCCTCGCCGGCGGACCCTCCCAGGCGCAGGAACCCGGCGCCATAGCCGACGGCAAGGACGGCGGCAGCACGCAGATCACCCTCACCGGCGACAGGGTCGCCACCGTCGACGGACGGCACGCCTACCGCGCCGAGGACGGCTCCTTCAGCACCGGCATACGCCTGACCAAGGAGAAGGGCGAATGGCGCATCGCCGGCGTCGGTGACGGCCTGGTGCTGAGCGAGGCCGACTTCCAGCGTTTCTACCGCTCCGTCGACACGTTCTACTTCGCCTCCCCCGGGCCGGGCCCCGAGGAGGCCGCCGCCGGCCGGAACGCCCTCGTCGCCGACCCGATCTACCTGCGCAAGCGCATCAACGCGCTCAGCACCACCGTCAACGCCCTGCTCGCCGGACCCACCGACTGGCTGGAACCGGTCGTCGTCTCGGCCTTCCCCACGGGCATCCGGGCCACCAAGGTCGAGATCGACGACTCCCAGCGCGTGACCGTGACGCTCAACCGGTCCCCCGGCGGCGACGGTGCGCGGTGCGAACGGATGGCCGCCCAGCTGATCGAGACCGTCCAGGGCATGTCCTCCACACCCGTGCCCTCGGTCGAACTCCAGGGCCCGCACGGCCGCACCCTGTGCTCGCTCCGGCGCGACGACGCCGGTGCGTACGCACCGGACAAGCTCGTGGGGGAAAGCCGGGAGCAGTACTTCATCGACGCGGACCACCACCTCGTCAGCCTCAGCGGCGCGGACACCCAGCCCACCGCGGTGGCGGGCCCCCTCGGCACCGGTCCGTTCAAGATGGGCTCCGCCGCCGTGCGGCGCGACGAGCAGTACGCCGCCGCCCTCAGCGAGGACGGCGCGAGCCTCTACGTGACCGCGCTGAGCGCCGACGCCCAGCTCGGCCCCGTCGTCCTGCGCAGCCAGGCCACCGACCCGAAGAACCGCCTCACCACGCCCAGCTGGGACGGCTACGGCGACCTGTGGATCGCCGACCGCAACCCGAAGCAGCCGCAACTGCTGATGCTGCGCGACGGCGCCGGCACCCCTGTGCCCGTCGCGGTGCCGGAACTCGGCGACGGGCGCATCGAATCGCTACGGGTCGCGGCCGACGGCGTGCGCATCGCCCTGCTGGTCCGTGACGGCGACCACACCACACTGCGGCTCGGACGGATCGAGCGCACCGGGACCGCCGAGGACCCGCGGATCACGGTGGCGGAGCTGCGCAGCGTCGCGCCGCAGCTCGAGGACGTCAAGGCGGCGTCCTGGGCCGGGGTCAGCCGGGTGGTCGTCGTGGGACGCGAGGCCGGGGGAGTGCCGCAGATCCAGTACGTGGACGCGGACGGCTCGGGCGCGTCCACGCCGAGCCTGCCGGGCATCAGCGGCGTGACGTCGGTCGCGGCCTCGGAGCGCCAGGACAAGCCGTTGCTCGCGGAGCTCGACGGCGGGGTCTTCCGGCTGCAGCCCGACTCCAACTGGAAGGAAGTCGCGCCCAAGGCCAGCTCGCCCGTCTACCCGGGCTGA
- the raiA gene encoding ribosome-associated translation inhibitor RaiA produces the protein MDIVVKGRKTEVPDRFRKHVNEKLEKIQKLDGKVMSLEVEVSKEPNPRQADRSDRVEITLRTRGPVIRAEAAATDPYAALDVAANKLEARLRKAADKRRVHRGGSRTPMSVAEATAGLAMTEFNGTPTGGETSTGVPTTKIGGCLEVQGEGPLVVREKTHAAAPMTLDQALYEMELIGHDFYLFIDSDTEQPSVVYRRHGYDYGVIHLKADPSVEDAPAGAGGALSR, from the coding sequence GTGGACATCGTCGTCAAGGGCCGCAAGACCGAGGTGCCCGACCGGTTCCGGAAGCACGTGAACGAGAAGCTGGAGAAGATCCAGAAGCTCGACGGCAAGGTGATGAGCCTCGAGGTCGAGGTGTCCAAGGAACCGAACCCCCGGCAGGCAGACCGTTCCGACCGGGTGGAGATCACGCTGCGCACCCGTGGCCCGGTGATCCGGGCCGAGGCCGCCGCGACCGATCCCTACGCGGCGCTCGACGTCGCGGCGAACAAGCTTGAGGCGCGGCTGCGCAAGGCGGCCGACAAGCGCCGGGTGCACCGCGGCGGCAGCCGTACGCCCATGAGCGTGGCGGAGGCGACGGCCGGACTGGCCATGACCGAGTTCAACGGCACGCCGACCGGCGGGGAGACGTCCACAGGCGTGCCCACCACCAAGATCGGCGGCTGTCTCGAGGTCCAGGGTGAAGGGCCCCTGGTGGTTCGCGAGAAGACGCACGCGGCAGCACCGATGACGCTCGACCAGGCCCTCTACGAGATGGAACTGATCGGGCACGACTTCTACCTGTTCATCGACTCCGACACGGAACAACCGAGTGTCGTCTACCGGCGGCACGGCTACGACTACGGCGTCATCCACCTCAAGGCGGACCCTTCCGTCGAGGATGCGCCGGCCGGCGCGGGCGGAGCGCTCAGCCGGTGA
- a CDS encoding response regulator transcription factor: MADSFEPAPAVGAEPGPGAAGEAGVAGAPRKEPIRVLVVDDHALFRRGLEIVLAQEEDIQVVGEAGDGAEATEKAADLLPDIVLMDVRMPRRGGIEACTSIKEVAPSAKIIMLTMSDEEADLYEAIKAGATGYLLKEISTDEVATAIRAVADGQSQISPSMASKLLTEFKSMIQRTDERRLVPAPRLTDRELEVLKLVATGMNNRDIAKELFISENTVKNHVRNILEKLQLHSRMEAVVYAMREKILEIR, from the coding sequence ATGGCGGACAGCTTCGAGCCCGCGCCGGCCGTTGGCGCGGAGCCCGGTCCGGGCGCCGCGGGGGAGGCGGGCGTCGCCGGTGCGCCGCGCAAGGAGCCGATCAGGGTGCTCGTGGTGGACGACCACGCCTTGTTCCGCCGGGGTCTGGAGATCGTGCTCGCGCAGGAGGAGGACATCCAGGTCGTCGGCGAGGCGGGGGACGGCGCGGAGGCGACGGAGAAGGCCGCCGACCTGCTGCCGGACATCGTGCTGATGGACGTGCGGATGCCGAGGCGGGGGGGTATCGAGGCGTGCACCTCCATCAAGGAGGTGGCTCCCAGCGCGAAGATCATCATGCTGACGATGAGCGACGAGGAGGCGGACCTCTACGAGGCCATCAAGGCCGGGGCGACCGGTTACCTCCTCAAGGAGATCTCCACCGACGAGGTGGCCACCGCGATCCGCGCGGTGGCGGACGGGCAGTCGCAGATCAGTCCTTCGATGGCGTCGAAGCTGCTCACCGAGTTCAAGTCGATGATCCAGCGCACGGACGAGCGCCGGCTCGTGCCCGCCCCCCGGCTGACGGACCGTGAGCTGGAGGTGCTGAAGCTGGTCGCCACCGGCATGAACAACCGGGACATCGCCAAGGAGCTCTTCATCAGCGAGAACACGGTGAAGAACCACGTGCGGAACATCCTGGAGAAGCTGCAGCTGCACTCGCGGATGGAAGCTGTGGTGTACGCGATGCGGGAGAAGATCCTCGAGATCCGCTGA
- a CDS encoding winged helix DNA-binding domain-containing protein, with product MTTPVALSADDARRTALRAQGFLGAPDRRGGVRGVLRRLGAVQLDTISVLARSHELIPYARLGAVGRTAVEAAYWTENHAFEYWSHAACILPVEEWPHFAFRRRARRARGHRWHVLQDADRSTAAVLDRLKADGPLTSTELGGAKNGGPWWDWSETKIAVEWLLDTGEVVCTQRRGWKRVYDLAERAVPDALLHDDIDDAECLRRLVAQAGAALGVATRADLADYHRLKGEQVDSVIADTGLVPVQVEGWGGKPAWADPTALAEASRSGRHRTTLLSPFDSLIWDRPRTERIFGFTHRLEAYVPKPQRIHGYFAMPLLAGGRLVGRADPAREGSTLIARQVSLDSARAVEPMAQALREAAAWVGCDSVRVERLDDPKLAAALVEALS from the coding sequence ATGACGACGCCCGTGGCCCTCTCCGCCGACGACGCCCGCCGGACCGCCCTGCGCGCCCAGGGCTTCCTCGGCGCCCCCGACCGCCGCGGCGGCGTCCGCGGCGTCCTGCGGCGGCTGGGCGCGGTGCAGCTCGACACCATCTCCGTGCTCGCCCGCTCCCACGAGCTCATCCCGTACGCCCGCCTCGGCGCCGTCGGCCGCACCGCGGTCGAGGCCGCGTACTGGACCGAGAACCACGCCTTCGAGTACTGGTCGCACGCCGCCTGCATCCTCCCCGTCGAGGAATGGCCGCACTTCGCCTTCCGCCGCCGCGCCCGGCGGGCCCGCGGCCACCGCTGGCACGTGCTGCAGGACGCCGACCGCTCCACCGCCGCCGTCCTGGACCGGCTCAAGGCCGACGGCCCGCTGACCTCGACCGAACTCGGCGGCGCCAAGAACGGCGGCCCCTGGTGGGACTGGTCGGAGACGAAGATCGCGGTGGAGTGGCTGCTCGACACCGGCGAGGTCGTCTGCACCCAGCGGCGCGGCTGGAAACGCGTCTACGACCTCGCCGAGCGGGCGGTTCCCGACGCCCTCCTCCACGACGACATCGACGACGCCGAATGCCTGCGCCGCCTGGTCGCCCAGGCCGGCGCCGCGCTGGGCGTCGCCACCCGGGCCGACCTCGCCGACTACCACCGGCTCAAGGGCGAGCAGGTCGACTCGGTCATCGCCGACACCGGGCTCGTCCCCGTCCAGGTCGAAGGCTGGGGCGGCAAGCCCGCCTGGGCCGACCCCACCGCCCTCGCCGAAGCCTCCCGCAGCGGCCGGCACCGCACGACCCTGCTCTCCCCCTTCGACTCCCTGATCTGGGACCGGCCCCGCACCGAGCGCATCTTCGGCTTCACCCACCGCCTGGAGGCGTACGTCCCCAAGCCCCAGCGCATACACGGCTACTTCGCGATGCCCCTGCTGGCCGGTGGCCGGCTGGTCGGCCGCGCCGACCCGGCCCGCGAGGGAAGCACCCTGATCGCCCGTCAGGTCTCGCTGGACTCCGCGCGCGCCGTCGAGCCCATGGCGCAGGCGCTGCGCGAGGCCGCCGCATGGGTCGGCTGCGACAGCGTCCGCGTCGAACGGCTAGACGACCCCAAGCTCGCCGCGGCCCTGGTCGAAGCCCTCTCCTGA